A stretch of the Sphingobacterium thalpophilum genome encodes the following:
- a CDS encoding pectinesterase family protein, giving the protein MDKCFILNKLLKLYWVFILILAGGRLHATAATEIIVVDQQGGGNFTTIQAAINSVRAFRGEHAVRIWVKNGIYHEKVVIPSYLENIQLIGEDVTGTKIVYDDHAGKMADCPDETGEIKRGTFNSYTLLVRANSVLIKNITIENAAGPVGQAVALHLEGDRIAVVNCRLLGYQDTLYLGKSGGKNYFANCSIYGTTDFIFGPGTSFFCDCKLFSLSNSYVTAASTPAGERYGYVFYKSQFLPVDQSVMKVFLGRPWRPYANTVLVDCYLGPHIVPEGWNEWHGDELFPQKEKTVFYAELGSKGEGAKDLSKRKRWSHQLGDDKREFYRLEQVMGDWNVNKMLHEMGE; this is encoded by the coding sequence ATGGATAAATGTTTTATATTAAACAAGCTGCTTAAGCTGTACTGGGTCTTTATACTAATATTGGCCGGAGGCCGGCTACATGCTACTGCGGCGACCGAAATTATTGTTGTCGATCAACAGGGGGGAGGGAATTTTACGACGATACAGGCTGCGATTAACTCGGTTCGTGCTTTTCGAGGCGAACATGCTGTACGGATATGGGTTAAAAATGGTATTTATCATGAAAAAGTCGTTATACCATCTTATTTAGAGAATATACAATTGATTGGAGAGGATGTTACCGGGACAAAGATTGTATACGACGACCATGCCGGGAAGATGGCAGACTGTCCTGATGAAACAGGCGAGATAAAGCGGGGAACGTTTAACAGTTACACACTTTTGGTGCGCGCTAATTCGGTATTGATTAAGAATATTACGATCGAAAATGCAGCTGGACCGGTCGGACAGGCTGTTGCGCTTCATCTGGAAGGCGATCGTATCGCAGTCGTAAATTGTCGTTTACTGGGCTATCAGGATACCTTGTATCTCGGAAAAAGTGGCGGAAAGAACTATTTTGCTAACTGTAGTATCTATGGTACTACCGATTTTATTTTCGGTCCCGGAACATCTTTTTTTTGTGATTGTAAGCTGTTTTCGTTGAGCAATTCCTATGTGACAGCGGCTTCCACGCCTGCTGGTGAACGCTACGGCTATGTATTTTATAAAAGCCAGTTTTTACCTGTAGACCAGTCGGTAATGAAGGTGTTCCTTGGCAGACCCTGGCGTCCTTATGCTAATACCGTTTTAGTCGACTGCTATTTGGGACCACATATTGTACCGGAGGGCTGGAATGAATGGCACGGTGACGAGTTATTCCCTCAAAAAGAAAAAACAGTTTTTTATGCTGAACTGGGGTCTAAAGGCGAGGGAGCAAAAGATCTTTCCAAACGGAAACGCTGGTCGCATCAACTAGGAGATGACAAACGTGAGTTTTATCGGCTTGAACAGGTTATGGGAGACTGGAACGTAAATAAAATGCTCCATGAAATGGGAGAATAA
- a CDS encoding glycoside hydrolase family 43 protein: MMHIWKVSVLFSYLVLGHFTLTFGQHYQSQVWRPDLGNGKFKNPVINADYSDPDAIRVGEDYYMIASSFNHSPGLPILHSKDMVNWTIIGHALQRQVPEAVFNKVQHGGGVWAPSIRYHENEFYIYYPDPDFGIYQIKTRDIRGPWSEPVLVFEGKGLIDPCPFWDEDGRAYLAYAYAGSRAGLKSVIGIAPMNAEGTKVLNRGTIVYDGHELDPTIEGPKVYKRNGYYYLFAPAGGVATGWQLVLRSKDIYGPYERKVVMEQNNSTVNGPHQGAWVNTPTGEDWFFHFQDKEAMGRVVHLQPMVWKEDWPIIGEDEDGDGVGTPVMIYKKPHVGKQQLPVVNPQESDEFDSPQLGLQWQWQANPDGTWLMPSHKGNLRLYTQLLPKDGKNLMALPNILTQKFPAEDFTATTRVRLRPNEKELGERAGLVVVGEDYSQLFIQKNNGVFRLYYGSCSKAYNGNSENVRVVTTVPDDFVFLRVQVRKGEICNWSYSIDGKKYIDIEKDFRARPGKWIGATLGLYASRDKQINDSGYADFDWFRIGK; encoded by the coding sequence ATGATGCATATTTGGAAAGTTTCCGTTCTATTTAGTTATCTAGTGTTGGGGCATTTTACCTTAACATTTGGTCAGCATTATCAGTCTCAGGTCTGGCGGCCTGACCTTGGAAATGGAAAATTCAAGAATCCGGTAATCAATGCGGATTATTCCGACCCAGATGCCATACGGGTTGGGGAGGATTATTATATGATTGCATCAAGCTTCAATCACAGTCCGGGGCTTCCCATTTTACATTCCAAAGATATGGTGAACTGGACAATTATTGGGCATGCCCTGCAACGGCAGGTGCCGGAGGCTGTATTTAACAAAGTACAGCACGGCGGTGGGGTGTGGGCTCCGTCAATACGGTACCATGAGAACGAATTTTACATTTATTATCCGGATCCAGATTTCGGTATCTATCAAATAAAAACAAGGGATATCCGAGGTCCTTGGTCTGAACCAGTGCTGGTCTTTGAAGGAAAAGGGTTGATCGATCCTTGCCCATTTTGGGATGAAGATGGTAGAGCGTATCTGGCCTATGCTTATGCTGGGAGTCGTGCCGGACTAAAAAGCGTTATCGGCATTGCGCCAATGAATGCTGAAGGCACTAAAGTACTGAACCGAGGCACTATTGTCTACGACGGCCATGAATTGGATCCGACCATAGAGGGACCGAAAGTTTATAAACGTAATGGTTATTATTATTTATTTGCGCCGGCCGGCGGAGTCGCAACTGGTTGGCAACTCGTACTGCGGTCCAAAGATATATACGGCCCTTACGAGCGAAAGGTGGTCATGGAGCAAAATAATTCGACAGTCAATGGGCCCCATCAAGGGGCATGGGTAAACACACCGACAGGAGAAGATTGGTTTTTCCATTTTCAGGACAAGGAAGCTATGGGACGAGTGGTGCATCTGCAGCCGATGGTTTGGAAGGAAGACTGGCCCATAATCGGCGAGGACGAGGACGGCGATGGTGTAGGAACCCCAGTAATGATTTATAAGAAACCTCATGTCGGAAAGCAGCAGTTGCCTGTCGTCAATCCACAGGAATCTGACGAGTTTGATAGCCCTCAGCTTGGACTCCAGTGGCAATGGCAGGCTAATCCCGACGGAACATGGCTGATGCCTTCGCATAAAGGCAATCTTCGTCTCTACACACAGTTGCTGCCTAAAGATGGCAAGAATCTGATGGCGCTTCCCAATATCCTCACGCAAAAATTTCCGGCTGAGGACTTTACTGCAACAACGCGAGTAAGACTCCGGCCCAATGAAAAGGAGCTGGGAGAACGGGCGGGACTCGTGGTTGTTGGAGAAGACTACAGTCAGCTGTTTATACAAAAGAATAATGGTGTTTTTCGCCTTTATTATGGTAGTTGTTCCAAAGCCTACAACGGAAATTCAGAAAATGTGCGCGTTGTCACTACGGTACCGGATGACTTTGTATTTCTGCGTGTCCAGGTTAGAAAAGGTGAAATCTGCAATTGGTCCTATAGTATTGATGGTAAAAAATATATAGATATTGAAAAGGATTTTCGGGCTAGACCGGGAAAATGGATTGGTGCGACACTTGGACTATACGCTAGCCGTGACAAACAGATTAACGACAGTGGATATGCGGACTTCGACTGGTTTCGTATAGGTAAATGA